One Fusobacterium ulcerans DNA segment encodes these proteins:
- the tnpA gene encoding IS200/IS605 family transposase has product MYDNNSLSHTTWNCKYHIIFAPKYRRQVIYGKIKGDIGQILRKLCEFKGVEIIEANACKDHIHMLVSIPPKISISSFMGYLKGKSSLMIFDKHANLKYKYGNRHFWCRGYYVDTVGRNKERIAKYIREQLQEDIANDQLTLKEYIDPFGEKTN; this is encoded by the coding sequence ATGTATGACAATAATAGTCTATCACATACAACATGGAATTGTAAATATCATATCATATTCGCACCAAAATATAGAAGGCAGGTAATATATGGAAAAATCAAAGGAGATATAGGGCAGATATTAAGAAAACTCTGCGAATTTAAAGGAGTAGAAATAATAGAGGCTAATGCCTGTAAAGACCATATACATATGTTGGTAAGTATACCTCCGAAAATAAGCATATCAAGTTTTATGGGATATTTGAAAGGGAAAAGTTCATTGATGATATTTGATAAACATGCAAATTTAAAATATAAATATGGGAATAGACATTTTTGGTGTAGAGGATATTATGTTGATACAGTAGGAAGAAATAAAGAAAGGATCGCAAAATATATAAGAGAACAGTTGCAAGAAGATATAGCGAATGATCAATTGACATTGAAAGAGTATATAGATCCTTTCGGAGAAAAAACAAACTAA
- a CDS encoding M20 metallopeptidase family protein, giving the protein MDRIIELAEKYSNEMIANRRKIHRNPELGGQEVDTSNFIVEELEKLGIEVKRGFAKTGIQGMIYGKNPNGKTIMIRADIDALPMSEENDLEYKSQVDGKMHACGHDVHTAALLGVAKILSQLKDELDGNVKLCFQPAEETVGGADLMVEDGILENPKVDYVIGMHVEPNEKIGTASIEPGPVSSYPDFFEIKFIGRGGHGSFPSKSIDPILPAVETYNLLNLISKKVSPLEPCVVQICRFNAGTYDAIIPNEAVIAGTVRTLHKHNREFVKEQMDKIIKNISEIYGVEYKFSYRGKTFPVYNTPEIIGAVRESVKDVFNKGFVVNQSFKIGGDDFCFFSENTPATYLIVGSANEDKATQYPLHNPKFNVDEEVIKTGAAAFSKIAYDYLNGKYKGI; this is encoded by the coding sequence ATGGACAGAATAATAGAATTAGCAGAGAAATATTCTAATGAAATGATTGCAAATCGTAGAAAAATACATAGAAATCCAGAATTAGGAGGGCAGGAAGTAGATACTTCAAACTTCATAGTTGAAGAACTGGAGAAGTTAGGAATAGAAGTAAAAAGAGGATTTGCCAAAACGGGGATACAAGGAATGATTTATGGTAAAAATCCTAATGGAAAAACAATAATGATAAGAGCGGATATAGATGCTCTTCCCATGAGTGAAGAAAATGATCTTGAATATAAATCTCAGGTAGATGGAAAAATGCACGCTTGTGGGCATGATGTACATACGGCTGCTTTATTAGGAGTAGCAAAGATATTGTCTCAATTAAAAGATGAACTTGATGGAAATGTTAAATTATGCTTTCAACCAGCAGAAGAAACAGTAGGAGGAGCTGATTTAATGGTAGAGGATGGAATATTGGAAAACCCCAAAGTGGATTATGTAATCGGGATGCATGTAGAGCCTAATGAAAAAATAGGAACAGCATCTATAGAACCTGGACCAGTGAGTTCATATCCTGATTTCTTTGAGATAAAGTTTATTGGAAGAGGGGGACATGGCTCATTTCCTTCTAAAAGTATAGACCCTATACTTCCAGCAGTAGAGACATATAATCTCTTAAATCTCATATCTAAAAAAGTGTCACCATTAGAGCCGTGTGTGGTACAGATATGCAGATTCAATGCTGGAACATATGATGCTATTATTCCAAATGAAGCAGTAATTGCAGGAACAGTAAGGACTTTGCATAAACACAATCGTGAATTTGTAAAAGAACAAATGGACAAAATAATAAAAAATATAAGCGAAATATATGGAGTGGAATATAAATTTTCTTATAGAGGAAAAACATTCCCTGTATATAATACACCAGAGATAATAGGAGCAGTAAGAGAAAGCGTAAAGGATGTTTTTAACAAAGGCTTTGTTGTAAATCAAAGTTTTAAAATAGGAGGAGATGATTTCTGCTTCTTTAGTGAAAATACTCCAGCTACATATTTAATAGTAGGAAGTGCAAATGAAGATAAGGCTACACAATATCCTCTTCATAACCCTAAATTTAATGTAGATGAAGAGGTAATAAAAACTGGAGCAGCGGCATTCTCTAAAATAGCATACGATTATTTAAATGGAAAATATAAAGGAATATAG
- a CDS encoding MalY/PatB family protein: MKYSFNEKIDRTGNHAAKWEEMGKKFISDDLWPMWIADMDLKTAPEIIEAMREKVEQGIFGYVYRPDSYYQAAADWLERRFGYKIDPATLINSPGVVPTLSLLVRSMTKPGEKILIQSPVYYPFAATIRDNGREVVENKLVKDDEGYYTIDFEDFEKKVSDESISLFIMCSPHNPVGRVWKREELQKMSDLCLKYKVRVISDEIWRDIVMPGHKHIPTASLGKEIENNTITCFSPTKTFNIAGLQASFVTFPRREEWEKFDNELGILDIKRNSPFSLVAFETGYTKCDEWVNQLVEHLNGNMDYVINFIREKIPEIKVKKPEGTYLMWLDFSALGLCKEDTSKFMQEKCKIALDDGFWFGENGIGFERMNIACPRYMVEEGMNRIEKAVKEWREGK; encoded by the coding sequence ATGAAGTATTCTTTTAATGAAAAAATTGACAGAACAGGAAATCATGCGGCTAAGTGGGAGGAAATGGGGAAAAAATTTATATCAGATGATTTATGGCCAATGTGGATAGCAGATATGGATCTTAAAACAGCTCCTGAAATAATAGAGGCTATGAGAGAAAAAGTAGAACAAGGAATATTTGGTTATGTATATAGACCAGATTCTTATTATCAAGCAGCAGCAGATTGGTTAGAAAGAAGATTTGGATACAAAATTGATCCAGCTACTCTTATAAATAGTCCTGGAGTTGTGCCTACACTCTCTTTATTGGTAAGAAGTATGACAAAACCAGGAGAAAAAATACTTATTCAAAGTCCAGTATATTATCCTTTTGCTGCTACTATAAGAGATAATGGAAGAGAAGTAGTAGAAAATAAACTTGTAAAAGATGATGAAGGATATTATACAATAGATTTTGAAGATTTTGAGAAAAAAGTTTCAGATGAAAGTATCAGTTTATTTATTATGTGCAGTCCTCACAACCCTGTGGGAAGAGTGTGGAAAAGAGAAGAACTTCAAAAGATGTCTGATCTTTGTTTAAAATATAAAGTAAGAGTTATATCAGATGAAATTTGGAGAGATATAGTAATGCCAGGGCATAAACATATCCCAACAGCTTCTCTTGGAAAAGAGATCGAAAATAATACTATCACTTGTTTCTCACCAACTAAAACATTTAATATAGCGGGACTTCAAGCTTCATTTGTAACATTTCCAAGAAGAGAAGAATGGGAAAAATTTGATAATGAATTAGGAATACTGGATATTAAGAGAAACAGTCCGTTTAGTCTGGTAGCTTTTGAAACTGGATATACAAAATGTGATGAATGGGTAAATCAATTAGTTGAACATTTAAATGGAAATATGGATTATGTAATTAATTTTATAAGAGAAAAAATTCCAGAAATAAAAGTTAAAAAACCTGAGGGAACTTATTTGATGTGGCTGGATTTTTCAGCATTAGGTTTATGTAAAGAAGATACATCTAAATTTATGCAGGAAAAATGTAAAATAGCATTAGATGATGGATTTTGGTTTGGGGAAAATGGAATAGGGTTTGAAAGAATGAATATAGCTTGTCCTAGATATATGGTAGAAGAAGGAATGAATAGAATAGAAAAAGCTGTGAAAGAATGGAGAGAAGGCAAATAA
- a CDS encoding PLP-dependent aminotransferase family protein encodes MKLNFLIYKDSPHKIYLQLYDSIKNMIETGEALPNEKLPSIRQVAIKFDINTLTVLKAYDLLEKNNYIYKLSGKGCFVKEKNKLISNTQKPVINNFAIINKDINFASATPAADLYPVGIFQELINDIFNNYGEKAFNYFNTQGLLELRETIAEKLKNNNIYTSPNNIQIVSGSQQALDLIKKIILKRKTTTMVAANPTYYGAINTFSEIAKMISVSLEEDGINIEELEKILQKNKVDFIYTMINFESPTGISWSTEKKKKILELSEKYNFTIIEDDCHSHLYYYNNVATPLKAMDRKNKVIYINSFSKLIMPGLRLGYMIVPSNLISDIIAAKFSADISSAGLIQLALHLFLKRGYFEPHIEKLRAAFKEKYELTLSLLGEIKEIELPYIPNGGFYIWIKLPKGLNSNVFYNVLKERHVSILPDSVFHINDEQENDHIRLSFAAVSKDEIIRGIQIIKKSLEEFSQKKDFLFKEDFISLLLR; translated from the coding sequence ATGAAACTTAATTTCTTAATCTACAAAGATTCACCTCATAAAATTTACTTGCAGCTATATGATTCTATAAAAAATATGATAGAAACTGGTGAAGCTCTTCCTAATGAAAAGCTTCCTTCTATAAGACAGGTTGCCATCAAATTCGATATAAATACTCTCACTGTTTTGAAGGCATATGATCTTCTTGAAAAAAACAATTATATCTATAAGCTCTCTGGAAAGGGATGCTTTGTAAAAGAAAAGAATAAACTTATTTCCAATACTCAAAAACCTGTTATAAATAATTTTGCAATAATAAATAAAGATATAAATTTTGCAAGTGCTACCCCTGCTGCTGATCTTTATCCTGTTGGTATATTTCAGGAATTGATAAATGATATATTTAATAATTATGGAGAAAAAGCTTTCAACTATTTCAATACTCAGGGGCTTTTAGAGCTCAGAGAAACAATTGCAGAAAAACTTAAAAATAATAATATTTATACTTCGCCTAATAATATTCAAATAGTTTCTGGATCTCAACAAGCATTGGATCTTATAAAAAAAATTATTCTAAAAAGAAAAACTACCACAATGGTAGCGGCTAACCCTACATATTATGGAGCTATCAATACCTTTTCTGAAATAGCAAAAATGATAAGTGTCTCTTTGGAAGAAGATGGAATAAATATAGAGGAATTAGAGAAAATTTTACAAAAAAATAAAGTAGATTTTATCTATACTATGATAAATTTTGAAAGCCCTACTGGAATTTCATGGTCAACAGAAAAAAAGAAGAAAATATTGGAACTTTCAGAAAAATATAATTTTACAATTATAGAAGATGACTGTCATTCTCATCTTTACTATTATAATAATGTTGCTACACCATTAAAGGCTATGGACAGAAAAAATAAAGTTATATACATAAATTCTTTTTCAAAACTTATAATGCCTGGTTTGAGACTTGGGTATATGATTGTTCCTAGTAATTTGATTTCTGATATTATTGCTGCAAAATTTTCTGCTGATATATCATCAGCTGGTCTTATTCAACTGGCTCTTCACCTTTTTCTCAAAAGAGGATACTTTGAACCTCATATCGAAAAATTAAGGGCAGCATTTAAGGAGAAATATGAACTTACACTTTCTCTTTTGGGAGAAATAAAAGAAATAGAACTTCCATATATTCCTAATGGAGGGTTTTACATATGGATTAAACTACCCAAAGGGTTAAATTCCAATGTATTTTATAATGTATTGAAAGAAAGACATGTCTCTATTCTTCCTGACTCTGTATTTCATATAAATGATGAACAGGAAAATGATCATATCCGTTTAAGTTTTGCTGCTGTATCAAAAGATGAAATAATTAGAGGTATTCAAATAATAAAAAAATCTTTGGAGGAATTTTCACAAAAAAAAGATTTCTTATTCAAAGAAGATTTTATTTCTCTTCTTCTAAGATAA
- a CDS encoding Na+/H+ antiporter NhaC family protein, whose translation MNEKTGTEKKNYGGWAFIPLVVFLVIYLGGGMFFSARGVASPFNQLPRHAALLIGVIIAFAMNRKMKLDDKINIFTTTSGESGVMMMALIFLLAGAFAGVAKGMGGVDSVVNLGLTFVPKQFLVPGLFVISAFISTAMGTSTGTLVAVAPIALGISEKVGLNPAITLAAVLGGAMFGDNLSVISDTTIAATRGVGCEMKDKFRMNFLIAIPAAIATIIAFTILGGAGQIEGELSYNLIKVIPYLAVLIAAVAGVNVFTVLIGGILFAGLVGFVTGSMTFVTFFQSVAKGMDGMMNVTIMAILIRGLIGLIKEYGGIEWLVQKLTGNIKTRKGAEYSIAVLVSVLVFCLVNNTIAIIIASPIAKQVGEKFKIAPKRTASLLDIFSCVILCLAPHAGGMLLITSMASVSPIEIISFSFYQVFLGICTIITIQFGLMKTKEEKEADLLEKQTA comes from the coding sequence ATGAATGAAAAAACAGGAACAGAAAAGAAAAATTATGGAGGCTGGGCATTTATTCCACTGGTTGTATTTTTGGTAATATATCTAGGCGGGGGAATGTTTTTTTCAGCTAGAGGAGTGGCCAGTCCATTTAATCAGCTTCCAAGACATGCAGCATTGCTGATAGGGGTTATCATAGCATTTGCGATGAACAGAAAAATGAAGCTGGATGATAAAATCAATATATTTACAACAACTTCAGGAGAAAGCGGAGTTATGATGATGGCTCTTATCTTTCTTTTAGCAGGAGCTTTTGCAGGGGTGGCAAAAGGAATGGGTGGAGTAGATTCTGTTGTAAACCTTGGCCTTACTTTTGTACCAAAACAGTTTTTAGTTCCAGGTCTATTTGTAATATCAGCATTTATATCTACTGCAATGGGAACTTCAACAGGAACATTAGTAGCAGTTGCTCCGATAGCATTGGGAATATCGGAAAAAGTGGGATTAAATCCAGCAATAACATTGGCAGCAGTTCTGGGAGGAGCTATGTTTGGAGATAATCTGTCAGTTATATCAGATACAACAATTGCAGCTACTAGAGGAGTAGGATGCGAAATGAAAGATAAATTCAGAATGAACTTTTTAATTGCTATACCAGCAGCCATTGCAACAATCATAGCCTTTACAATATTAGGGGGAGCTGGGCAGATCGAGGGAGAATTAAGTTACAATTTAATAAAAGTGATTCCATATTTAGCAGTACTTATAGCAGCAGTTGCAGGAGTAAATGTATTTACAGTTCTTATTGGAGGAATCCTATTTGCAGGATTAGTAGGATTTGTAACTGGAAGTATGACATTTGTAACATTCTTCCAATCAGTAGCAAAAGGTATGGATGGAATGATGAATGTAACTATTATGGCTATTCTTATTAGAGGACTTATTGGATTGATAAAAGAATATGGTGGAATAGAATGGCTTGTACAAAAACTTACTGGGAATATCAAAACTCGTAAAGGAGCTGAATACAGTATAGCAGTTTTGGTATCTGTATTGGTTTTCTGTCTTGTAAATAATACTATTGCTATAATAATTGCTTCTCCAATAGCTAAACAGGTAGGAGAAAAATTTAAGATAGCTCCAAAAAGAACAGCAAGTTTATTAGATATATTCAGTTGTGTAATTTTATGTTTAGCTCCACATGCAGGAGGAATGCTTCTTATAACATCTATGGCATCAGTTTCTCCAATAGAAATAATAAGTTTCTCTTTCTATCAGGTATTTTTAGGAATCTGTACTATAATAACTATTCAATTTGGACTTATGAAAACTAAAGAAGAAAAAGAAGCAGACTTACTGGAAAAACAAACTGCTTAG